From the genome of Phaenicophaeus curvirostris isolate KB17595 chromosome 6, BPBGC_Pcur_1.0, whole genome shotgun sequence, one region includes:
- the LOC138722167 gene encoding LOW QUALITY PROTEIN: C-C chemokine receptor type 8-like (The sequence of the model RefSeq protein was modified relative to this genomic sequence to represent the inferred CDS: inserted 2 bases in 1 codon; deleted 2 bases in 1 codon; substituted 1 base at 1 genomic stop codon) codes for MNPISLFLGTKEYDYGYDENTALFNEENSFHRFKSLFLPVLYCLVFAFCLLGNSLVLXVLLTWKRLTTMTDICPLNLAASDLFVVQLPFQAHYXLQTSGLFGNAMCKIMAGIYYRGFYSSIFFITLMRIDRYIAIVHAFYAIRIRRVSCSIIISLILWLVAGLASVPNIMFNQQVEIEQPVQCVSKYPAGNNIWKAVSQFAANILGLLIPLSILIWCYSQILKNLQRCENRNKIKAIKIIFIIVIVFFLFWRPPFNIALFLDSLKSLHIISGYKASHQIALALQLTKTISFIHCCLNPVIYDFAGTTFKAHLKRLFQSSVCVPSSPVGDAGDGQSFSAPSHLSGCSDRAGVL; via the exons ATGAATCCCATAAGCCTGTTCCTTGGCACAAAAGAATATGACTATGGATATGATGAAAACACTGCCCTattcaatgaagaaaacagctttcacAGGTTCAAATCCCTCTTTCTGCCAGTCCTTTACTGCCTTGTGTTTGCCTTCTGCCTTCTGGGAAACTCCTTGGTCCTCTGAGTTCTCCTGACCTGGAAAAGGCTGACAACAATGACCGACATTTGCCCGCTGAACCTTGCAGCTTCTGATCTCTTTGTTGTGCAACTCCCTTTCCAAGCCCACTA GCTTCAGACCAGCGGGCTTTTTGGCAATGCTATGTGCAAGATAATGGCTGGCATTTATTACAGAGGTTTTTAtagcagtattttctttataacCCTCATGAGGATAGACAGGTATATAGCAATTGTCCATGCTTTCTATGCCATAAGGATACGGAGGGTGTCTTGCAGCATAATTATCAGTTTAATCCTGTGGCTGGTGGCTGGCTTGGCTTCTGTACCCAACATCATGTTCAACCAGCAGGTGGAAATTGAGCAGCCTGTGCAGTGTGTCTCTAAATACCCTGCAGGCAACAATATCTGGAAGGCTGTTTCTCAGTTTGCAGCCAATATCTTAGGCCTCTTGATTCCCCTTAGCATCCTCATTTGGTGCTACTCCCAGATACTGAAAAACCTGCAAAGATGTGAAAATCGGAACAAGATCAAGGCAATCAAAATCATTTTCATCATCgtcattgttttcttcctcttctggaGA CCTCCCTTCAACATCGCACTGTTCCTAGACTCCCTGAAGAGCCTGCACATCATCAGTGGCTACAAGGCAAGTCACCAGATAGCCCTGGCCCTGCAGCTAACAAAAACGATCTCCTTCATCCACTGCTGCCTCAACCCTGTGATCTATGACTTTGCTGGAACAACGTTCAAGGCCCATCTTAAAAGACTATTTCAGTCCTCTGT